Proteins from one Candidatus Taylorbacteria bacterium genomic window:
- a CDS encoding recombinase family protein, which yields MQKFFLYARKSTDVEDKQVLSIDAQITELRAFAKNEKLEIVEEFVEKRTAKIPGRPIFGEMMKRIEKGEVSGILSWHPDRLARNSVDGGQIVYFIDIGLLASLKFPSHWFENTPQGKFSLSMAFVQSKYYVDSLSENTKRGLRQKVRMGIFPSQAPVGYLNDSRTKTIVVEKKKSRIIRLAFEKYVKGNMRLEDVANFLAKNGISTRSGKKISKTKASFILSNPFYIGLFKYGGEIHEGKHEPIISKKLFDEAQEMLKFRGQPERKPQNEPQPYCGLISCASCGMMITGEHKFKRQKNGNVHYYVYYRCTKKSKTIKCREMSLRSEKLDEQLSSLIQKVSLPKDWAEE from the coding sequence ATGCAAAAATTCTTTTTGTATGCTCGCAAGAGTACCGATGTCGAAGATAAGCAAGTTTTGAGCATTGATGCGCAAATTACGGAATTGCGCGCTTTCGCCAAAAATGAAAAGTTAGAAATCGTAGAGGAGTTTGTGGAAAAGCGTACTGCTAAAATTCCAGGTCGTCCCATTTTTGGCGAAATGATGAAACGAATTGAGAAAGGTGAAGTGTCTGGAATATTATCATGGCACCCCGATCGTTTGGCGCGCAATTCTGTGGACGGCGGACAGATAGTTTACTTTATCGACATCGGACTCCTTGCGAGCCTCAAATTCCCTAGCCACTGGTTTGAAAACACGCCACAGGGCAAATTCTCGCTGTCTATGGCATTTGTGCAAAGCAAATACTATGTAGATTCTCTTTCCGAGAACACGAAGCGTGGACTTCGCCAAAAAGTCAGAATGGGTATTTTCCCAAGCCAAGCGCCAGTGGGATATTTGAACGACAGCAGAACAAAAACAATCGTGGTGGAAAAGAAAAAATCTCGCATTATCCGCTTGGCTTTTGAGAAGTATGTCAAAGGAAATATGCGACTGGAAGATGTGGCAAACTTTTTGGCGAAGAACGGAATATCCACGCGTTCCGGAAAGAAAATCTCCAAAACAAAAGCGTCTTTTATTCTCTCCAATCCTTTCTATATTGGATTATTCAAATATGGTGGTGAAATCCACGAAGGAAAGCACGAGCCAATCATTTCAAAGAAACTTTTTGATGAAGCACAGGAAATGTTGAAGTTTCGTGGACAACCCGAGCGCAAACCACAAAACGAACCTCAACCATATTGCGGGCTTATTTCCTGTGCTTCTTGTGGAATGATGATAACTGGCGAACACAAATTCAAACGGCAGAAAAATGGTAATGTTCACTACTATGTGTATTACAGATGTACGAAGAAATCTAAAACGATTAAGTGCAGAGAAATGTCGCTTCGTTCCGAAAAACTGGACGAGCAGTTATCATCCTTAATTCAAAAAGTTTCTTTGCCCAAAGACTGGGCGGAGGAA
- the asnB gene encoding asparagine synthase (glutamine-hydrolyzing): MCGIAAIIGKKKQESGRLKAMLAPIAHRGEQKYFNESADFGVCVLGMNRLAIVDREKGKQPISSSDGRYHIVFNGEIYNFKDLQKELKEIGYSFSTDSDTEVLVNGYAEWKEKLLEKISGMFAFFIYDSKDGTFFAARDSFGVKPLYWAIDGNENYYFASEIKSLVDFEELKTANLFPAGHLMDNGKLKKYFSIDAKIDENITEKIAVDKIRELFDHSIKIRTQTDLPVAVYLSGGIDSTAVLATALKYHPDTTAIIIGNDHSTDRETAVRYCKENNIKYVVGVPPTEAELAETIPEIVRMTESFEPNMIRQSAVSYVIAKTAAEKGFKVILCGEGSDEIFAGYPEFTHLKTSQEIEKKIDSFLSDLHRTQLQRVDRTSMAFTTEVREPFLDKDLVRFVLTIPPSLKIRNDNGKVVSKYIFRKAMQDRLPDYIYNREKVVLSEGAGFKGNQKIGGLFYDIVSKEISDRELEELKVKYTDWNLETKEEAYYFKQYLKFGYDKAIFNQLRTTVNKIDTQQNDTSLAMEILKSFDTWKFKREQPKTLAKLLETILLAVRSKKPIQFVMYWGKGERDKVGEKEKKAISYLEKMLKGIQEKYPTGSKITFILTDTHAELNGYTKLQIDQYFDSVIQLAKQVGFATVRLSTLASFDEKDLMKKKDGIKINNDLLGILIESSEKHCKRYDPDTGAKLYYLQNQIEKKEIEKNFSDTIFLTYNGNEFDEILPNGLPIFYMHSLDRGTSIKPWFDD; the protein is encoded by the coding sequence ATGTGCGGAATAGCAGCAATCATCGGAAAAAAAAAGCAGGAGAGTGGTCGGCTTAAAGCAATGCTGGCGCCAATTGCTCATCGCGGAGAACAAAAATACTTCAACGAAAGTGCGGATTTTGGAGTCTGCGTTCTCGGAATGAATCGCCTCGCTATTGTTGATCGGGAAAAAGGGAAACAACCGATTTCTTCGTCGGACGGTAGATACCACATTGTTTTTAATGGAGAGATTTATAACTTTAAGGATTTACAAAAAGAGCTAAAAGAAATAGGCTATTCGTTCTCTACTGATTCAGATACTGAGGTGCTAGTGAACGGCTACGCGGAATGGAAAGAAAAACTTTTAGAGAAAATAAGCGGGATGTTTGCGTTTTTTATTTATGACAGCAAAGATGGAACATTCTTTGCCGCCCGAGACTCGTTCGGAGTGAAACCTTTATATTGGGCAATAGATGGAAACGAAAATTATTATTTTGCCTCTGAAATAAAATCGCTGGTGGACTTTGAGGAACTAAAAACTGCCAATCTTTTTCCGGCCGGACATTTGATGGACAATGGAAAATTGAAAAAATATTTCTCGATTGACGCAAAAATTGATGAAAATATTACAGAGAAAATCGCCGTTGATAAAATTCGAGAACTTTTTGACCATTCGATAAAAATCAGAACGCAAACCGATTTACCCGTTGCCGTTTATTTGAGTGGCGGAATAGATAGTACCGCAGTACTGGCTACGGCTCTTAAATATCATCCAGACACAACGGCAATAATTATTGGTAATGACCATTCAACAGACCGAGAGACGGCTGTCAGATATTGTAAAGAAAATAATATCAAGTATGTTGTCGGTGTTCCCCCGACGGAAGCAGAATTAGCGGAGACCATACCGGAGATAGTACGGATGACCGAGAGTTTTGAGCCAAACATGATACGGCAATCTGCAGTTTCATATGTCATCGCAAAAACAGCAGCGGAGAAAGGATTTAAGGTTATCCTATGTGGTGAAGGTTCAGATGAAATTTTCGCGGGGTATCCTGAATTTACACACTTGAAAACCTCGCAAGAAATTGAAAAGAAAATCGACTCATTCCTTTCAGATTTGCACAGAACGCAATTGCAACGAGTTGACCGTACCTCCATGGCGTTTACAACCGAGGTGCGCGAGCCATTTTTGGACAAGGACTTGGTGCGATTTGTCTTGACCATTCCTCCCTCATTAAAGATCAGGAATGATAATGGAAAAGTAGTTAGTAAATATATTTTTAGAAAAGCAATGCAAGACCGACTGCCTGATTATATTTACAATCGGGAAAAAGTTGTCTTGAGCGAGGGGGCGGGTTTCAAAGGAAACCAGAAAATTGGTGGGTTGTTTTATGATATTGTCAGCAAGGAAATTTCCGACCGAGAGCTAGAGGAGTTAAAGGTTAAATATACGGACTGGAATTTGGAGACAAAAGAGGAGGCGTATTATTTCAAACAGTATCTCAAATTTGGCTACGACAAAGCGATATTCAATCAGCTAAGGACGACTGTAAATAAGATTGACACACAACAAAATGACACAAGTCTTGCAATGGAGATTTTGAAAAGTTTCGATACTTGGAAATTTAAACGCGAACAGCCAAAGACATTGGCAAAACTTTTGGAAACGATATTGCTTGCCGTTCGTTCAAAAAAACCGATTCAATTTGTGATGTATTGGGGAAAAGGTGAAAGAGATAAAGTAGGAGAGAAGGAAAAGAAAGCTATTTCCTATCTCGAAAAAATGCTTAAAGGGATACAAGAAAAATACCCAACTGGATCAAAAATAACTTTTATCTTGACTGATACTCACGCTGAATTGAATGGTTATACGAAATTACAAATCGACCAATATTTTGATTCCGTTATCCAGCTTGCAAAACAAGTTGGGTTTGCCACAGTTCGTTTAAGTACTCTTGCAAGTTTTGATGAGAAAGACTTGATGAAAAAGAAAGATGGAATCAAGATTAACAATGATCTTCTCGGCATTTTAATCGAGTCGTCGGAGAAACATTGTAAACGATACGATCCTGATACAGGAGCGAAGCTCTACTATCTACAAAATCAGATTGAAAAAAAGGAGATAGAGAAAAATTTCTCCGACACGATTTTCCTTACATACAACGGGAATGAGTTCGACGAGATTCTGCCGAACGGATTGCCGATTTTCTATATGCATTCGTTAGACAGAGGAACAAGCATAAAACCTTGGTTCGATGACTAG
- the rpmA gene encoding 50S ribosomal protein L27 translates to MATKKAGGSAKNLTDSNAQYLGIKLYGGEVAQIGSIIVRQRGTRIMPGKNVGIGKDHTLFALKEGKVEFGSKRKVGFNNKTQVKKVVHVK, encoded by the coding sequence ATGGCCACCAAAAAAGCCGGCGGATCAGCCAAAAACCTAACAGATTCAAATGCTCAATATCTGGGCATCAAGCTCTATGGAGGCGAAGTCGCCCAAATAGGCTCTATCATCGTGCGCCAGCGCGGGACTCGAATCATGCCAGGTAAAAACGTCGGCATAGGAAAAGACCATACTCTTTTTGCCCTTAAAGAAGGAAAAGTTGAATTCGGCTCAAAAAGAAAAGTGGGATTCAATAACAAGACTCAAGTCAAGAAAGTCGTTCATGTAAAATAA
- the rplI gene encoding 50S ribosomal protein L9 — protein sequence MKVILLSDVPKLGKKFDIKEVSSGHALNFLIPKGFVQVATPSAIKKIEKEKAEDTERKKKTEEKIAGSLEAIQGMTLEMKRKASEKGHLFASIHKDEIVLLLKERAGVEIVPERLIYDKPIKELGDHTIEVKAGEKNIKINLKVVAE from the coding sequence ATGAAAGTAATTCTACTATCGGATGTTCCGAAGCTCGGTAAAAAATTTGATATAAAAGAGGTGTCTTCGGGGCACGCTTTGAATTTTCTGATTCCGAAAGGGTTTGTTCAAGTGGCGACCCCTTCCGCAATTAAAAAAATTGAGAAAGAAAAAGCGGAAGACACGGAGAGAAAAAAGAAAACGGAAGAGAAAATTGCGGGAAGTTTGGAAGCGATTCAAGGAATGACGTTAGAAATGAAACGAAAGGCGAGTGAAAAAGGACATCTGTTCGCATCGATTCACAAAGACGAAATCGTCTTGCTTCTCAAAGAGCGCGCGGGAGTAGAGATTGTCCCCGAGCGCCTCATCTATGACAAGCCCATCAAAGAGCTGGGGGATCATACGATTGAAGTGAAGGCGGGAGAGAAAAATATTAAGATAAATCTAAAGGTTGTCGCAGAGTAA
- a CDS encoding S41 family peptidase, with protein sequence MNLFKQTRYLIISVAVLTGAAFMGGVYAGHANYSPIDSLFSLSGKQALASTTSADFAPFWKVWDVINEKYVTPNKVTDQEKVWGAISGLAKSLGDPYTVFMPPEEAKSFETEISGNFEGVGMEVGIRDEMLTVIAPLKGNPAEKAGIKAGDKIIKIDDTVASDLSVDKAVLLIRGPKGTAVTLTLIREGKSGSFEVKVMRDVITIPTIDKELRKDGIYVIQLYNFSAVSPNLFNKAISDFVKTKSNKLILDLRGNPGGYLDASVDMASWFVPKGKVIVREDFGGKQEENIYRSDGRYTFGNTFKMIVLVDEGSASASEILAGALQEHGIAKLVGTKTFGKGSVQELVKITPDTNLKITIAKWLTPNGKSISEGGLTPDYEVKMSEDDIKADKDLQMDKAVELLK encoded by the coding sequence ATGAACCTATTTAAGCAGACACGGTATCTCATTATTTCGGTAGCGGTTTTGACCGGCGCCGCTTTTATGGGCGGGGTGTATGCTGGACATGCCAATTATTCCCCAATAGACTCCCTATTTTCACTATCAGGAAAACAAGCTCTTGCCTCCACCACTTCCGCTGATTTTGCGCCTTTTTGGAAAGTGTGGGACGTAATCAATGAGAAATATGTGACCCCGAACAAAGTCACCGACCAGGAAAAAGTCTGGGGAGCGATTTCCGGCTTGGCGAAATCTTTGGGAGACCCGTACACTGTTTTCATGCCACCCGAAGAGGCAAAATCTTTCGAGACCGAAATTAGCGGAAATTTTGAAGGAGTGGGAATGGAAGTCGGAATCCGAGACGAAATGCTCACCGTCATCGCTCCTCTGAAAGGCAACCCTGCTGAAAAAGCTGGAATAAAAGCTGGAGACAAAATTATCAAAATCGATGATACCGTCGCTTCGGACTTGAGCGTGGACAAAGCAGTGCTATTGATTCGGGGGCCGAAGGGAACAGCTGTGACGCTCACCCTTATCCGCGAAGGCAAGAGTGGCTCATTTGAGGTGAAAGTAATGCGGGATGTGATTACCATTCCAACGATTGATAAGGAATTGCGCAAGGACGGCATCTATGTGATACAGCTCTACAATTTCTCCGCAGTCTCGCCGAATTTGTTCAATAAGGCAATTTCTGATTTTGTTAAAACGAAAAGTAACAAGCTCATTCTTGATCTTCGGGGAAATCCCGGCGGATATTTGGATGCTTCGGTGGATATGGCAAGCTGGTTTGTGCCGAAAGGCAAGGTGATAGTGAGAGAAGATTTTGGCGGAAAGCAGGAAGAAAATATATACCGAAGCGACGGCAGGTACACGTTCGGGAACACATTCAAGATGATTGTGCTTGTCGATGAGGGTTCGGCTTCGGCCTCGGAGATTCTCGCAGGAGCGCTACAGGAACATGGCATTGCCAAGCTTGTAGGCACGAAAACGTTCGGCAAAGGCTCTGTGCAGGAGCTGGTCAAAATTACTCCCGACACAAATTTGAAGATTACGATTGCCAAGTGGCTTACCCCTAACGGAAAATCGATTTCAGAGGGAGGACTCACGCCGGACTATGAAGTGAAAATGTCTGAAGACGATATCAAGGCGGACAAAGATCTGCAGATGGATAAGGCGGTGGAACTATTGAAATAA
- the cysS gene encoding cysteine--tRNA ligase, which yields MSLYLHNTLSGKKELFSPIKKGAVSLYSCGPTVYNFAHIGNLRSYVFADTLRRVLEYNGNKVKHVMNITDVGHLTGDGDDGDDKMVKALKREGKPFTLVAMREIADFYAEAFKQDLTKLNIQIPKTLEFASDHIKEDIELVKKLEEKGFAYKTKDGIYFDTGKFPSYGKLGNINLEGQKAGARVAVNPEKKNPADFSLWKFGTHGIGTIPNNKNVLGWESPWGVGFPGWHIECSAMSSHYFGQPFDIHTGGIDHIPVHHNNEIAQSEAAYGVPLAHYWLHNAFLNVTSGPAVAKSSGEVKKMAKSGENFLTLKKMQDEHDISPLAYRFWLLTAHYRKGIEWSAEAVKASQVFYEKILNFYLSLQAIKKGKADADLQKKFETAINDDMNTAEAIALIPKLISSTSIAPEDKKATLEDFDRVLGLNLKNEMRKEVVLPSDVEKLKEERELARKNKDWKNADMLRGKIEALGFSVIDVEEGSIMKKKATSSKPKLIR from the coding sequence ATGTCCCTCTATCTCCACAACACTTTATCGGGAAAAAAAGAGCTATTCTCGCCAATAAAAAAAGGAGCGGTTTCTTTGTACTCCTGTGGGCCGACCGTCTACAACTTCGCGCACATTGGCAATCTGCGTTCGTATGTTTTTGCAGACACCTTGAGAAGAGTTTTGGAATATAACGGAAACAAGGTAAAACACGTGATGAACATAACCGACGTCGGACATCTCACGGGAGACGGAGACGACGGTGATGACAAAATGGTGAAAGCCCTGAAGCGCGAAGGCAAACCCTTCACGTTAGTGGCGATGCGAGAGATTGCCGATTTTTATGCTGAAGCGTTCAAGCAAGATCTTACGAAACTAAACATTCAAATTCCGAAAACCTTGGAGTTTGCGAGCGACCACATCAAAGAAGATATTGAGCTCGTGAAAAAACTTGAAGAAAAAGGGTTCGCCTACAAAACAAAGGATGGAATATATTTTGACACCGGCAAATTTCCTTCCTACGGCAAGCTCGGCAACATCAATCTCGAGGGACAGAAAGCCGGCGCGCGAGTTGCCGTCAATCCGGAAAAGAAAAATCCTGCCGATTTTTCTCTTTGGAAATTCGGCACGCACGGAATTGGGACTATTCCAAACAATAAGAACGTCTTAGGCTGGGAGAGCCCTTGGGGCGTGGGTTTTCCCGGTTGGCATATCGAGTGCTCCGCCATGTCTAGTCACTATTTTGGTCAACCTTTTGATATCCATACTGGAGGTATCGACCATATTCCAGTTCACCACAACAACGAGATTGCCCAATCAGAAGCCGCGTATGGTGTGCCCCTCGCTCATTATTGGCTTCACAATGCTTTCTTGAATGTCACATCGGGCCCGGCCGTCGCCAAAAGCTCTGGCGAGGTAAAAAAAATGGCGAAATCTGGGGAAAATTTTTTGACCCTGAAAAAAATGCAAGATGAGCACGATATTAGTCCGCTCGCCTATCGCTTCTGGTTGCTTACCGCTCATTACCGAAAAGGAATAGAGTGGAGCGCGGAAGCGGTCAAGGCCTCGCAGGTTTTTTATGAAAAAATTCTTAATTTTTATCTTTCATTACAAGCCATCAAAAAAGGAAAAGCTGACGCTGATTTGCAAAAGAAATTTGAGACAGCGATAAATGACGACATGAATACCGCAGAAGCAATCGCGCTTATCCCAAAATTGATTTCTTCGACCTCAATCGCGCCAGAAGACAAAAAAGCCACACTCGAAGATTTCGACAGGGTGCTCGGACTCAATTTAAAAAATGAGATGCGTAAGGAAGTGGTTCTTCCGTCAGATGTCGAGAAGCTGAAAGAGGAAAGAGAGCTCGCCAGAAAAAACAAAGATTGGAAAAACGCCGATATGTTGAGGGGAAAAATTGAGGCGTTAGGATTTTCCGTAATCGATGTCGAAGAAGGTTCGATAATGAAAAAGAAAGCTACTTCCTCGAAACCAAAATTGATTCGGTAA
- a CDS encoding sugar phosphate nucleotidyltransferase, which produces MQVVILAAGRGTRMNHLTEGTPKPMLKIGDKNLLEYKIERLPDSVTEIIFVIGYKGDQIRAHFGDSFLGRKIQYVVQEKLEGTGRALWEAKNLLQKKFMVMNGDDIYAKEDLEKCLLYDWALLAKRRKSKNEQGARIVLNAEGKLKNIIEDSNQTTEDRKLNLINAGVYVLSRPFFEYKLVKLPGRSEWGLPQTVALLAKKFPVQIVETDFWIPVTSPADLIITESILVSRK; this is translated from the coding sequence ATGCAAGTTGTAATACTAGCTGCGGGCAGAGGCACAAGGATGAATCATTTGACGGAAGGAACGCCGAAACCGATGCTCAAAATCGGTGATAAAAATTTGCTCGAGTACAAAATTGAAAGACTGCCCGATTCTGTAACGGAGATTATTTTTGTCATCGGCTACAAAGGAGACCAGATTCGAGCGCATTTTGGCGACTCGTTTCTAGGTAGAAAAATTCAATATGTTGTGCAGGAAAAATTGGAAGGAACGGGGAGGGCTTTATGGGAAGCAAAAAATCTGCTCCAGAAAAAATTTATGGTGATGAACGGAGATGATATATACGCGAAGGAAGATTTGGAAAAATGTCTTTTATACGACTGGGCATTGCTGGCAAAAAGGAGAAAATCGAAAAACGAGCAGGGAGCAAGAATTGTTTTAAATGCCGAAGGGAAGCTAAAAAATATCATCGAGGACAGCAATCAAACGACCGAAGACAGGAAGTTGAATCTCATTAATGCCGGCGTCTACGTGCTTTCTCGGCCCTTTTTTGAATATAAGCTCGTGAAGTTGCCCGGGCGGTCGGAATGGGGACTGCCACAAACTGTCGCACTTCTTGCGAAGAAGTTTCCTGTCCAAATTGTCGAAACTGATTTTTGGATTCCTGTAACTTCGCCCGCAGATCTTATTATTACCGAATCAATTTTGGTTTCGAGGAAGTAG
- the dnaB gene encoding replicative DNA helicase, protein MANRNVKSPLRIPPQNIDSEKALLGSIMLRPESINEIIDFIQDSCFYAEKHRIIFQTMFDLFQKSIPIDLLSMSARLGENGRLESIGGASYLGELVNFVPSSANIKHYADIVRTKYMMRNLIEASDYISYLGYDEATDLEELLEKAEKKIYEVTNYSGANKFIALKDALGEAWERLDRLHKSKDEMRGIPTGFKELDNKLAGFQKSDLIILAARPSMGKTSLALDIARQTAILHNTPVCIFSLEMSSQQLVDRMLAAESRVDAWKLRTGKLNIESEFDKIRDSLEKLSKAPIYIDDLPGNNILKMRSVARRLKAEKGLGLVVVDYLQLMMPTNSRNSDNLVQQVTEISRSLKNMARELDVPVLALSQLSRAVEQRGGSGRPKLSDLRDSGSIEQDADVVMFIHREDKYNENSGKPNIAQIHIEKHRNGPTGSVELYFDDKKATFLSIEKAEFGELSNDTF, encoded by the coding sequence ATGGCGAACAGAAATGTAAAATCTCCTCTTCGAATTCCGCCTCAAAATATTGATTCCGAAAAAGCTCTTTTGGGTTCGATTATGTTGCGCCCTGAATCGATCAATGAAATTATTGACTTCATTCAGGACAGTTGTTTTTACGCCGAAAAGCATCGCATCATATTTCAAACAATGTTCGATCTCTTCCAGAAAAGCATACCGATTGACCTTCTCTCCATGTCTGCGCGATTGGGAGAAAACGGGAGACTCGAGAGCATCGGCGGAGCGAGCTACCTCGGAGAGCTCGTGAACTTCGTCCCCTCTTCGGCAAACATAAAGCATTACGCCGACATCGTCCGCACCAAGTACATGATGCGCAATCTTATAGAGGCTTCCGACTACATTTCTTATTTGGGCTACGATGAAGCAACAGACCTCGAAGAGCTTCTTGAAAAAGCCGAGAAAAAGATTTATGAAGTCACCAATTATAGCGGAGCAAACAAATTCATCGCCTTGAAAGACGCCCTCGGAGAAGCGTGGGAGAGGCTTGACCGTCTGCACAAATCGAAAGACGAGATGCGGGGAATCCCTACCGGATTCAAAGAGCTCGACAACAAGCTCGCGGGCTTTCAAAAATCCGATTTGATTATTCTTGCGGCACGGCCTAGTATGGGAAAGACTTCGCTCGCCCTAGACATTGCGAGACAAACAGCGATTTTACACAATACTCCAGTGTGTATCTTCTCTCTCGAGATGAGCTCGCAACAGCTCGTGGACCGAATGCTTGCCGCGGAGAGCCGGGTGGACGCGTGGAAGCTTCGCACGGGGAAACTCAACATCGAGTCTGAATTCGATAAAATCCGCGACTCGCTCGAGAAACTTTCCAAAGCGCCGATTTACATTGACGACCTTCCCGGCAATAACATTTTGAAGATGCGCTCGGTGGCAAGACGCCTGAAAGCAGAGAAAGGTCTCGGGCTCGTGGTAGTCGATTATCTTCAACTCATGATGCCTACGAATTCGAGAAACAGTGACAACCTCGTCCAGCAGGTTACAGAAATTTCGAGGTCTTTGAAAAACATGGCGCGAGAACTTGATGTTCCCGTCCTTGCTCTCTCCCAGCTCTCCCGCGCGGTGGAACAAAGGGGCGGGTCGGGTCGGCCGAAACTTTCCGACCTTCGTGATTCGGGATCCATCGAACAAGATGCCGACGTCGTCATGTTCATTCACCGCGAAGATAAATACAACGAAAATTCCGGAAAGCCCAATATCGCGCAGATACACATCGAAAAGCACCGAAATGGCCCGACGGGCTCGGTCGAGCTGTATTTCGACGATAAAAAAGCGACATTCTTGAGCATCGAGAAAGCGGAATTTGGAGAATTGTCGAATGATACGTTTTAA
- a CDS encoding toprim domain-containing protein, which translates to MDSLNKLIELFRQFPGIGPRQARRFVYFLLSQTNAYRDLLVKNIQELKDTIEICKSCYRYFPVGKIQSNECSICRDKNRENGMLLVVSRDVDYENIEKSRSFVGKYFVLGGNIPILEKEPESKIRSRELVALVEARAKNKTLKEVILALNVTPEGENTEMFLKKSLTPLSEKYAFKISELGRGLSTGLELEYSDAETIKNALLNRHS; encoded by the coding sequence ATGGACAGTCTAAACAAACTCATCGAACTTTTTAGACAATTTCCCGGCATTGGGCCTCGGCAGGCGCGCCGTTTTGTGTATTTTCTCCTTTCGCAGACCAATGCTTACCGAGATCTCTTGGTCAAAAATATCCAAGAACTAAAAGATACGATTGAGATTTGCAAATCATGCTATCGGTACTTTCCTGTCGGTAAAATCCAATCCAATGAGTGCTCTATCTGCCGTGACAAGAATCGGGAAAATGGAATGCTCCTTGTTGTAAGCCGTGACGTGGACTATGAAAATATTGAAAAAAGTCGAAGTTTCGTAGGAAAATATTTTGTGTTGGGCGGTAATATTCCCATCCTTGAAAAAGAGCCAGAATCAAAAATCCGTTCTCGTGAGCTTGTCGCGCTTGTTGAAGCTCGGGCAAAAAACAAGACGCTGAAAGAGGTCATTCTTGCCCTGAATGTCACGCCGGAAGGAGAAAATACCGAAATGTTCCTGAAAAAAAGTCTCACACCTCTTTCGGAAAAATACGCTTTCAAAATATCCGAGCTCGGCCGTGGACTCTCCACAGGCCTCGAACTTGAATACTCCGACGCGGAAACCATAAAAAACGCGCTCTTAAACAGACACTCATGA
- a CDS encoding shikimate kinase translates to MKLLILFGPPAVGKTTVGKIIEEKSDFKLFHNHMIMDGVMQLFGVGTPIEDKLSREFRTRIIEEAAENGFNLIFTYVWNFDKEKGKINIDRYKSIYESRGGSVIFAELSAPLITRIERAKSLQRKEIKAHAPDSERVGRLEKTHNFTPPSAFYYPNLHKKFETDNKTPEQIATEVITFIGTFS, encoded by the coding sequence ATGAAGCTTCTCATACTATTCGGCCCTCCCGCAGTCGGTAAAACCACTGTTGGAAAAATTATCGAGGAAAAGTCTGATTTCAAACTGTTCCACAACCACATGATTATGGACGGTGTCATGCAACTGTTCGGTGTTGGAACTCCTATCGAAGACAAGCTAAGCCGTGAATTTCGCACGAGAATTATTGAAGAAGCAGCAGAAAATGGATTCAATCTCATTTTTACCTATGTTTGGAATTTTGATAAGGAAAAAGGTAAAATCAATATTGACCGATATAAAAGCATCTACGAATCGCGAGGAGGGTCAGTTATCTTTGCCGAATTGTCTGCTCCACTCATCACTCGAATTGAGAGAGCAAAGAGTCTTCAAAGAAAAGAAATTAAAGCTCACGCACCCGACTCCGAGCGCGTAGGAAGACTCGAAAAGACTCACAATTTCACTCCTCCATCAGCTTTTTACTATCCCAATTTGCATAAAAAATTCGAGACAGACAACAAGACTCCGGAGCAAATCGCTACGGAAGTTATAACATTCATCGGAACGTTTTCCTAG
- a CDS encoding DoxX family protein yields MSILFLIGRILFGGFFLKMGISHFKNRTAMAGYSASKGVPSPMLAVVGSGALIFLGGLGVILGVYVRLSLIFIILFLIPVTFTMHRYWSVADPDRKMIEAINFNKNIALLGATCMLLMLPLTLWTFSLWP; encoded by the coding sequence ATGAGCATCTTATTTCTCATCGGGCGGATACTTTTCGGAGGTTTTTTCTTGAAAATGGGCATTAGTCACTTTAAAAATCGGACTGCGATGGCGGGATATTCAGCTTCAAAAGGAGTGCCCTCGCCTATGTTGGCTGTTGTCGGCTCGGGCGCGCTTATTTTCCTCGGGGGCTTGGGAGTCATTTTGGGAGTGTATGTCAGACTCTCACTCATTTTCATTATCCTCTTTCTCATTCCGGTCACATTCACCATGCACCGCTACTGGAGCGTCGCCGACCCTGACAGAAAAATGATTGAGGCAATCAATTTCAACAAAAACATTGCTCTTTTGGGAGCCACTTGTATGCTTCTCATGCTTCCACTTACTCTTTGGACTTTTAGTCTCTGGCCATAG